One region of Pagrus major chromosome 7, Pma_NU_1.0 genomic DNA includes:
- the LOC141000207 gene encoding twist-related protein 2-like, translated as MREEEQSNDDHSEGGVLSSKENTGRLRSNACPVVVATPGVTGHKRQMGSQMEDQVSTVSPTTSADDGKVKPGDDIQIYTPTGPKRLKRSPQHRLPSSGPSLSPVPGPSPGGLSPLEDPHGQRVIANIRERQRTQSLNDAFASLRKIIPTLPSDKLSKIQTLKLASRYIDFLYQVLQSDDMDTKLAGCNYLAHERLSYAFSVWRMEGAWSTMSAGH; from the coding sequence atgagagaggaggagcagtcTAACGATGATCACTCCGAGGGAGGGGTGCTTTCCAGCAAGGAGAACACGGGACGACTACGTTCTAACGCCTGTCCGGTCGTTGTAGCAACACCGGGGGTCACCGGGCATAAACGGCAGATGGGCTCACAGATGGAGGATCAGGTTTCAACAGTTTCTCCCACCACATCAGCAGACGATGGCAAAGTAAAGCCAGGGGACGACATCCAGATCTACACCCCAACTGGACCCAAGAGACTCAAGAGGAGTCCTCAGCATCGGCTGCCTTCTTCCGGCCCGTCCCTCTCTCCTGTCCCCGGTCCTAGTCCTGGAGGTCTCTCACCCCTCGAGGACCCACACGGCCAGCGGGTCATTGCCAACATCCGGGAGCGCCAACGGACGCAATCTCTCAACGACGCCTTTGCCTCATTGCGTAAGATAATCCCAACGCTGCCTTCTGACAAACTGAGCAAGATCCAGACCTTGAAGTTGGCATCGCGCTACATTGACTTTCTGTACCAGGTTCTGCAGAGCGATGACATGGACACTAAGCTGGCTGGATGTAACTACCTGGCCCATGAGAGACTGAGCTATGCCTTCTCTGtctggaggatggagggagcTTGGTCTACCATGTCTGCTGGACACTAA